The genomic stretch GCTCCTGGCGCTCTCCGACGGCTTTGAGTTCGTTGCCGCCTGGTACGCCACGATCAAGATCGGCGCGGTCACCGCCGAGGCCTACACATTCCTCCAAGCCAAGGACATCGCGTACTACCTGAGGTACTCGCGCGCCCGTCTGGTGGTTGCCGACGCGACCACGATTGAACGGGTCCGCGAGGCGGCGGCCGACGCTCACGTGGACGCGGTCGTGCTCGTGGTGGGCGTTGAAGAGACGGAGCTGCGGGCGGGCGAGGTGGCGTGGGAGGCCGCGGTCCGTGAGGCGCCCGACACGCTCGAGCCCGAGCCGACCCTCCGCGACGACATCGCGATCTGGAAGTTCACGACAGGCAGCACCGGCGCGCCGAAGGCCGCCGTCCATACGCACAGCGCGCCGCGCCTGAGCGCGGAGTGGTACGGCCAGCAGGTGCTCGGGCTGACCGCCGACGACGTGGTCCTGCCGGTCCCGAAGTTGTTCTTCGGCTACGCGCGGGACCTGGCCACGCTCTTTCCGTTCGCGGTCGGCGGCGCGGGCATCGTGTTCCCCGAGCGCTCCACCGCCGAGCGGATCTTCGACCTCGTCGAGCGCCATCGCCCGACCGTCCTCGCCACGGTCCCGACGATGATGCAGCAGATGCTCGACCTACCGGGAGCAGACGAGCACGATCTCTCGGCGCTGCGGTTCTGCACGTCCGCCGGCGAGGCGCTTCCTGCGCCGCTGCTCGGCCGCTGGATGGAGCGCTTCGGCGTCGAGGTGCTCGACGGCCTCGGCTCCTCGGAGGTCTACCACGTCTACATCTCGCAAGCGCCCGGGCGGATGCGTCCGGGGACCATCGGGCGCCTCGTTCCCGGCTACACCGCGCGGCTCGTCGGCGCCGACGGCGCCGACGTCGGGGATGGCGAGGACGGCGAGCTCTGGGTGCAGGGGGCGACGGCCGCGCTCATGTACTGGGCCGACCGTCCCAAGAGCCTGCGGACGTTCGCGGGCGATGTCGTGCACACGGGAGATCTCCTGCGCCGCGACGAGGACGGCTACTTCACGTACCGCGGTCGCGCCGACGACCTACTGAAGGTCGGGGGCATCTGGGTGGCGCCGGCCGAGGTCGAGCAGTGCCTGCTCGACCACGCGGCGGTCGCCGAGGCGGCGGTGGCCGGCGTCGCGCGCGACGGACTCGTCCTGACGTGCGCCTACGTCGTTGCGCGACCGGGCCACGACCCTGGCGAGGCGCTGGCCGATGCGCTGCGCGAACATGTCAAGCGCACGCTCTCGCCGCACAAGTATCCGCGCGAGATCGTCTTTCTGGCGGACCTGCCGAAGACCGGGTCCGGCAAGATCGATCGTGCCGCCATCCGTGGCCTCGACGGAGTGACGGAGAGCTGATAGGCGGGCCGCTGCGGTTACTTCACATGACGTCCGTGGCCCATGGTACTTCGCAACCTGGAAGTCCGTACAAGTGTCGTTAGAAACACTTGACACTGCGCCGCGGTGGCCTGTAAACTACGGCCGGTTCGGGCTTTGAGGTACCGAACCGGTGAGGGGAGAGGGTGGCAGGGTGGAGTCCGCGAGGACTCGGCGAATAGCAACGATCCCGTATGGAGAGGACACGTTGAGCGCTAGACCCACGGTAGTCGCTGTCAGCGTCGGGAAGCCAGCCGACGTCCCGTACAGAAGCGGCACTGTTCGCACCGCCTTTGTGAAGCACGAGCAAAAGGGCCCTGTTGCTGTCGGGCCTCTCGGTCTGGCTGGTGACGAGCAGGGAGACCAGATCCGGCACGGAGGGCCGGACAAGGCGATCCTTGTCTACGCGGAGGAGCATTACCCGTACTGGCGACAACGGCTCGGGCGCGACGTGCCGGTCCCTGGTTTCGGAGAGAACCTCACCGTCAGAGGCTTGACCGAGGAGCAGGCGTGTATTGGAGACGTCTTGCAGATCGGGCAGGTCGTAGCTGAGGTGACGCAGGCGCGCCAACCGTGCTTCAAGATCGCCGCCCGCTACACGCTGCCGAAGATCGCCAAGTGGGTCCAGGACGCTGGCTTCACTGGCTACTATCTTCGCGTTCTGGAGCCCGGATCTGTTCAAGCCGGGGACTCGGTCGAGCGGCTGGTGTCACCACATCCCGCGCTACCGATCAGTGAAATCAACCGGCTCCTGTACCGCGACCGCCGAGACGGCGCCGGGATGCGGCGTGCCCTCGCGGCCGAGCAGTTTGCGGCCCAGCAGCGCGCCGTCTTCGAGCAGCGTCTCGGGGGGCCGCTGGAGGATTTCGAGATACGACTGTACGGATCGGACGAGGTCCTGACGAACGCGGCGGATGCGGGTTAGTGATCCCGATGCGTCGTACGTGCGATGTGTGCGCCGGCAGCTTCGACGGAAGGAGAGGGCATGGTTGATGTGGCGGTGGACACTGCGGTGGGAGTGCATCTCGTCGGCGGCATGAAGGCGGCTGACAGCGAGACGGCGATGCGGCTCGCGGCCCGCATCCTGTCGGGGCATCTGTACGCGCTGCCCGACGGCGAGACCGGTGAGCGCAACCAGTGGATCGCGTGGCAGCTTGACAAGCTGACCGGGATCGAGGGAATCGAGCACGCCGGTACGAAGACGATGCCTGCGCCGGAGAATCGGGCGTATGCGGAGATGCCGGCCCTCGCGGTGGACGCATCGGTGACGGAGCTCCCGGCCCGGTCCCTCGGGTATGCCGACGCGGCCGAGGAGTCCTACGCGATCTTCCGGCGCCTGCGCGAGGAAGGCGCGGTTCCACCCGATGTGAAGTTCCAGGTGGCGGTCCCCACGCCGTATGCGACCGTCGTCGCGTGGGTTCACGAACAGGACCAGGAGCGGTTCTTTCCGGTGTACGCGAAGGCGATCGCCGAGGAGGTGAAGGCGATCGGCCGCGTGGTGCCCGCGAACGACCTGCTCCTCCAGTTCGACGTGACGCTCGAGGTCGGTGTGCTCACCGGCGCCTTCGTCGCGGCGGGCCGGATGGGGACGATGGAGTTCATCACCGGGGCGCTCAGGGATGCGCTGGACGCCGCGCCGGGCGTCGAGCGAGGCGTCCACTTCTGCTACGGCGATCTGGGACATCGTCACTTCACGGTCCCGAAGGATCTGTCGCTGTGCGTGCAGCTCGGCAACGCGATCGCGGACCAGATCGAGTTCGCGCACATGCCGGCGGACCGTGAGACCGGCCGGAGTCCCGGCTACTACGAGCCGTTGCGCGATCTGAAGGTCAAGCGACTGGCGCTCGGCGTCATCGACTTCGAGGGCGAAGAGCAGCGAACGCGCGAGCTGATCGAAGCGGCGGCCAAGGGCAGCGGCGGGATGCGATTCGCAGCTGCCACGGAGTGCGGCATGTCCAAGATCGATGAGCGCAGGGCAGGTGCTCCGTCGCTGGAGGATCTTCTCGCTCTCCACGCGCGGTTCGCCGAGCCGATCCGGTAGCGCGGTTCACAACAATCATTGGGTCATCGATGTCGAGTTCGTGGGGGTGGGGTCACATGCCGAAGAGGGACGGATCGTGGTCGTGGCGTCGGCGCGGGCGACCGGCGGGGGCGTGTGTGCTCGGCGCCGTGTCTGTGGTCGCGGTGGCGGCCATGCTGGCAGGCTGCGGAGGCGGGGACTCGTCCACGACCGCGACCGGCGGCGCAGGCACATCGGCGACAGGTACGCAGAATGCGGCGCTTGATGAAGCGCGCACGTCGCTCGACCAGCTCCGGGCGCCCGTTCAGTTCAAGGCGCCCGGTCCGGCGTTCGACGCTGGCGGCCTGACCGGCAAGACCGTCTACGCGATCGTGCCGGGACTCAGCTTCCCGTTCGTGCAGTCCGTCGTCCAGGGCGAGAAGGAGGCGGCCGAGGCGCTCGGGATGAACCTGGTCGCGGTCGATTCGCGCGGACAGGTCGGGACGGCCTCCGGGCTGATCGACCAGGCCGTGTCCCGCAAGGCGGCGGCGATCATCCTGCAGTCGGTCCCAGCCGAGGCGCTGGCCGCGCCACTCAAGGAGGCGGCACGCGCCGGGATCCCGATCATCGAGCTGACCGCCCGCGATCCGCAGGCGCCCCCCGCATCCCTCGAGCAGCTCGGCATCAAGGGGATCGTCTCGTTCTGCTACACGTGCGCGGCCAGGCAGATGGCCTCCGTCGTCGCCACCGATTCCGGCGGCAAGGCCAACACCGTGCTGGTGGGCTCGCCTGATCTCGCCACCACCGGCCCCATGCTGAAGGCGTTCACGGAGGAGTACACGCGCCTGTGCCCAGGCTGCAAGCTCGCCACCAAGCAGGTGCAGCTCGTCCAGTGGAACACCCAGCTGCCGTCGCTGACGTCCTCCGTGCTCAAGAGCGATCCTGACGTCAACTACATGGTGCCGCTCTATGACGCGATGGAGCCGTCGATGGCACCGTCCGTGGCGAGGACGGGCAAGGCAGGGAACGTCAAGTTCGTCAGCTACAACGCCACCCTCCCGGTGATGCAGGCGCTGAAGCGCAAGGACATGGTGCTGGCGGACATCGGCTCTCCGCTCGTCTGGCTCGGCTGGGGCGCGATCGATCAGACCGCTCGGATCCTGAGCGGGAAGCCGCCTGTCGAGAGCGAGAACCTGCCGAACCGGCTGTTCGACGCATCGAACATCGACTCCCTCGACCTGAGCAAGCCGGAGGAGGCGTGGTACGGACCCGCCGACTTCCGGACGGAGTACAAGAAGCTGTGGGGGCAAAATTGAACGATGTCTCCAGATGACGAGCGAGCGCGCGGCGCATCACTGTGATCGAGCTGCGCAACATCTCGAAGACCTTCGCGAGCCGCCCCGTTCTTCAGGGGGTAGATCTGACACTGGTGCCGGGCGAAGTCCACGGCCTGGTGGGCGAGAACGGCTCGGGCAAGTCGACCCTGATCAAGATCCTCTCGGGCTTCCACGCCCCCGACGATGGGGCCCAGATATTGGCTGCTGGCCGGCCGCTCGAGCTGCCGATCAGCCCGCATGACGCGAATGCCGCCGGCATGCGGTTCGTCCATCAGGATCTCGGCCTCTTCGAGGGCGGGTCAGTGCTCGAGAACATGACCGTCGGCCGCTACGACCTGAACAGGTTCTGGCGGATCGACTGGCGCGAGGAACGAAGGCGCGCGGCGCGGCTGCTCGGGGAGTTCGGCGTGGCGCTCGATCTCGACGCTCGCGTGGGGAGCCTGAGTTACGTGGAGCGGACGCTTCTGGTGGTGGTCCGAGCGCTTGGCCAGGAAGCTGGCGGAGGGACGATCGTGCTCGACGAGCCGACCGCTCCGCTGGATTCGGAGAGCGCCGGCCGGCTGCTGTCGACCCTGAGACGGGTTGCAGATCGCGGCAGCTCCGTTCTCTTCGTGTCCCATAGGCTCGGTGAGGTGCTCTCGATCAGCGACCGCGTGACGGTGCTCCGTGACGGCCGGGTGGTGGCACAGGACCTTGCCGGGTCCTTCACGGAGGACTCGCTGATCGAGGCGATGCTCGGTGTGCCTATGACGGAGATGTACCCTGAGGTGAGCACGGCCCAGGGGACTGAGGTGGTCCTTGCATTGAACGGGTTCGCGGGAGACGTCTTGCGCCGCAGCGTGTCTCTGGAGTTGCGATCCGGCGAGATCGTCGGCGTGACCGGGTTGGCCGCCATGGGTCACGATGATCTGCCGTACCTCATGTTCGGGGACGAGGAGACTCGCGTGGGCGCGCTCGCCGTCGGCGATCGGACCATCGGCGCTGCCGATCTCTCGCCCCAGGTGGCCATGCGGGCCGGGCTCGGGCTCGTGCCTGCGAACCGTCTGAGCGACGGTGGCGCCCAGGCGATGACCGCCACGGAGAACATCACATCAGTGACCCTCGGGAAGTACATGCGCAAAGGCACGCTGCGGCTCAGGCGCGAGCGCCGAGCTGTGGCCGGTCTGATGGCGCAGTTCGAGATCCGTCCGCCGGTGCCCGAACTGCCGCTCGCGTCGTTCAGCGGGGGCAACCAGCAGAAGGCGATTCTCGCGAAGTGGTTGAGTCGGAACCCCTACGCGCTCATCCTCCACGAGCCGACGCAGGGAGTCGACGTGGGGGCCAAGCGCCAGATATTCAGGCTGATCGCTGATGCAGCGCGTGCCGGAACTGCGTTCTTGTACGTGAGTTCCGAGCACGAGGACATTGCGCACCTCTGCACGCGGGCGGTGATCTTCCGCGATCGCGCCGTGGTGCGCGAGCTCGCTGGTCCGGCGCTGACGTACGAGAACCTGATGTCGGAGTGTCTGAGAGCATGAGATGAGGGAAGGAACGAAGATCGCAAGCACGACCGAGCGGCCACCCGGTAACCCGGAGGAATCCGGTCGGCGCAACCGCGGGTCATGGCAACGACTCAAGGCGGAGGACATCGCCAACCGGTACGGTCTCGTCGGGGCCTGGATCGTGCTCATCGCGGTGTTCGGCGCACTCGAGCCCGACAAGTTCCTGACCCTCTCCAACTTCCAGGACATCTTCAGTTCGCAAGCCGTTCTCGTAGTCCTGAGCATCGGGGTCCTGCCCGCCCTCGCGGTGGGTGCCATCGACCTATCGATCGCGGGAACGATGGGGCTCGCCCTTGTGATCGTCGGCTGGCTCAACGTCTTGCATGGATGGCCGATCGCGCTCGCGGTGCTGGTCGCGCTTGCCGCAGGCGTCATCGTCGGCGGCATCAACGCACTCGTGATCGTCAGGCTCGGGATCGACTCGATCGTCGCGACGCTCGGGATGGGCACGTTGCTTGCCGGCATCGCCATCGGCATCAACAACCTGGCGATCAGCGGCATCTCGACGAGCCTGATCGACGCGGCCCGCACGAACGTCGGCGGGCTCCAACTCGTCTTCTTCTATGCGCTGGCGCTCGCTCTCGTGCTGTGGTACGTCTTCCGGTACACGCCGCTCGGCCGCTACCTGTTCTTCATCGGCGGGGGCGGCGGCGTGGCGCGGCTGTCGGGTATCCCGGTCGACCGCGTCCGTGCCGGGTCCCTCGTGTTCTCAGGACTCGCCAGCGCGTTCAGCGGCGTCCTCCTCGCCGGGGTCCTCGGTGCCGCGGATCCCACGGTCGGCCCCTCGTATCTCCTGCCCGCGCTAGCCGGCGCTTTCCTCGGCGCCACCGCGATCGTGCCGGGCCGATTCAATGTCTGGGGAACGGTCATCGCCGTGTACTTCCTCGCCACGGGCATCACCGGTCTGGAGCTGCTCGGTCTGTCCGGATACATCGAGCAGGTCTTCTATGGGGGCTCGCTCGTGCTGGCCGTGGTCCTCTCCCGGCTCGCCAGCCGGCGAACTCAGAGCTGAGCACAACGTGGCCTGTATGAAGCCAGCGTGTCCGGCGAGCGGGTCACGCTCCGGCTGATCAGATCATCGTGCTGCCGCTGCTGCCGCGGTTGGATTCACGACTCGTCGTGACTGCATCGAAATGACGTTGCGCGGGCTCGGCCAGCGCCGGGTATAACGCGTCGAAGACCTCCACCGCCGCTACGCTGTGCCCCAGCTCAGGCATCAGCTCGTCCGGCAGTTCCGGGTCAAGGGATGGAAAAGCCCTGAACGTGTGCACCAGGCGAGTCCGGAGCAGAAAGCTCTCGTGGTCTGTCAGCCGGGCCCGCGCCCTAGGAGCGAGGTAGACGGAGAACTCCTCGGCAAACGACAGGTAGCGCGCCGCCAGAGCATCCAGGTCCCAGGCTCGGCGGGCGAACCGCTCGAAGTCAAATGATTTCGCGGGGCGGCTCAACAATACGGCGACGTCCTGGTACAGCCCAAGTGAAGACGCGAGCGCCGCGACCTCGTCTTCGCGGTCATGGGGCGAGATCCAGATGCCGTCCTGAAGCGAGCCGAAACCGAGAAATCGCAAACGATGGGTGAAACGCGTCTTCTCGAGACGCTGATTGTCGGGGATCGTTTGCCACACGACGGTCCACTCTTCGACCGGTCGAACGCGCCGCCGGAGGGAGAAGATCCGCCGATCACCCTCCGACAGCAGAGCCATCGACCGCGGCGTGAGCGCGTAGTGAACGAGTCGGCCATCCTTGACGCGGGTGAGCAGTTGTCGCCGGACCATGCGGGTGAGAGCGACTCGCGCGGCGCCGGTCGAGAAGCCGAA from Capillimicrobium parvum encodes the following:
- a CDS encoding uroporphyrinogen decarboxylase/cobalamine-independent methonine synthase family protein — translated: MCAPAASTEGEGMVDVAVDTAVGVHLVGGMKAADSETAMRLAARILSGHLYALPDGETGERNQWIAWQLDKLTGIEGIEHAGTKTMPAPENRAYAEMPALAVDASVTELPARSLGYADAAEESYAIFRRLREEGAVPPDVKFQVAVPTPYATVVAWVHEQDQERFFPVYAKAIAEEVKAIGRVVPANDLLLQFDVTLEVGVLTGAFVAAGRMGTMEFITGALRDALDAAPGVERGVHFCYGDLGHRHFTVPKDLSLCVQLGNAIADQIEFAHMPADRETGRSPGYYEPLRDLKVKRLALGVIDFEGEEQRTRELIEAAAKGSGGMRFAAATECGMSKIDERRAGAPSLEDLLALHARFAEPIR
- a CDS encoding ABC transporter permease; the protein is MREGTKIASTTERPPGNPEESGRRNRGSWQRLKAEDIANRYGLVGAWIVLIAVFGALEPDKFLTLSNFQDIFSSQAVLVVLSIGVLPALAVGAIDLSIAGTMGLALVIVGWLNVLHGWPIALAVLVALAAGVIVGGINALVIVRLGIDSIVATLGMGTLLAGIAIGINNLAISGISTSLIDAARTNVGGLQLVFFYALALALVLWYVFRYTPLGRYLFFIGGGGGVARLSGIPVDRVRAGSLVFSGLASAFSGVLLAGVLGAADPTVGPSYLLPALAGAFLGATAIVPGRFNVWGTVIAVYFLATGITGLELLGLSGYIEQVFYGGSLVLAVVLSRLASRRTQS
- a CDS encoding MOSC domain-containing protein; amino-acid sequence: MSARPTVVAVSVGKPADVPYRSGTVRTAFVKHEQKGPVAVGPLGLAGDEQGDQIRHGGPDKAILVYAEEHYPYWRQRLGRDVPVPGFGENLTVRGLTEEQACIGDVLQIGQVVAEVTQARQPCFKIAARYTLPKIAKWVQDAGFTGYYLRVLEPGSVQAGDSVERLVSPHPALPISEINRLLYRDRRDGAGMRRALAAEQFAAQQRAVFEQRLGGPLEDFEIRLYGSDEVLTNAADAG
- a CDS encoding benzoate-CoA ligase family protein; this translates as MPLELEDIPPEFNLASWVIDRQLDEGRGQRTALVSGDTTVSYADLAALTNRAGHVIRAAGVRPGDRVLLALSDGFEFVAAWYATIKIGAVTAEAYTFLQAKDIAYYLRYSRARLVVADATTIERVREAAADAHVDAVVLVVGVEETELRAGEVAWEAAVREAPDTLEPEPTLRDDIAIWKFTTGSTGAPKAAVHTHSAPRLSAEWYGQQVLGLTADDVVLPVPKLFFGYARDLATLFPFAVGGAGIVFPERSTAERIFDLVERHRPTVLATVPTMMQQMLDLPGADEHDLSALRFCTSAGEALPAPLLGRWMERFGVEVLDGLGSSEVYHVYISQAPGRMRPGTIGRLVPGYTARLVGADGADVGDGEDGELWVQGATAALMYWADRPKSLRTFAGDVVHTGDLLRRDEDGYFTYRGRADDLLKVGGIWVAPAEVEQCLLDHAAVAEAAVAGVARDGLVLTCAYVVARPGHDPGEALADALREHVKRTLSPHKYPREIVFLADLPKTGSGKIDRAAIRGLDGVTES
- a CDS encoding sugar ABC transporter substrate-binding protein; amino-acid sequence: MSVVAVAAMLAGCGGGDSSTTATGGAGTSATGTQNAALDEARTSLDQLRAPVQFKAPGPAFDAGGLTGKTVYAIVPGLSFPFVQSVVQGEKEAAEALGMNLVAVDSRGQVGTASGLIDQAVSRKAAAIILQSVPAEALAAPLKEAARAGIPIIELTARDPQAPPASLEQLGIKGIVSFCYTCAARQMASVVATDSGGKANTVLVGSPDLATTGPMLKAFTEEYTRLCPGCKLATKQVQLVQWNTQLPSLTSSVLKSDPDVNYMVPLYDAMEPSMAPSVARTGKAGNVKFVSYNATLPVMQALKRKDMVLADIGSPLVWLGWGAIDQTARILSGKPPVESENLPNRLFDASNIDSLDLSKPEEAWYGPADFRTEYKKLWGQN
- a CDS encoding sugar ABC transporter ATP-binding protein encodes the protein MIELRNISKTFASRPVLQGVDLTLVPGEVHGLVGENGSGKSTLIKILSGFHAPDDGAQILAAGRPLELPISPHDANAAGMRFVHQDLGLFEGGSVLENMTVGRYDLNRFWRIDWREERRRAARLLGEFGVALDLDARVGSLSYVERTLLVVVRALGQEAGGGTIVLDEPTAPLDSESAGRLLSTLRRVADRGSSVLFVSHRLGEVLSISDRVTVLRDGRVVAQDLAGSFTEDSLIEAMLGVPMTEMYPEVSTAQGTEVVLALNGFAGDVLRRSVSLELRSGEIVGVTGLAAMGHDDLPYLMFGDEETRVGALAVGDRTIGAADLSPQVAMRAGLGLVPANRLSDGGAQAMTATENITSVTLGKYMRKGTLRLRRERRAVAGLMAQFEIRPPVPELPLASFSGGNQQKAILAKWLSRNPYALILHEPTQGVDVGAKRQIFRLIADAARAGTAFLYVSSEHEDIAHLCTRAVIFRDRAVVRELAGPALTYENLMSECLRA
- a CDS encoding PaaX family transcriptional regulator, which encodes MNKTGLGFATGSSWFVPQPQDLVITLLGAYVKSRRDTVWSGGLVQILDDFGFSTGAARVALTRMVRRQLLTRVKDGRLVHYALTPRSMALLSEGDRRIFSLRRRVRPVEEWTVVWQTIPDNQRLEKTRFTHRLRFLGFGSLQDGIWISPHDREDEVAALASSLGLYQDVAVLLSRPAKSFDFERFARRAWDLDALAARYLSFAEEFSVYLAPRARARLTDHESFLLRTRLVHTFRAFPSLDPELPDELMPELGHSVAAVEVFDALYPALAEPAQRHFDAVTTSRESNRGSSGSTMI